A DNA window from Arachis hypogaea cultivar Tifrunner chromosome 18, arahy.Tifrunner.gnm2.J5K5, whole genome shotgun sequence contains the following coding sequences:
- the LOC112771842 gene encoding GPI-anchored protein LLG2-like: MASSNALFSYILCFFILIVTLASTSSASNSGVSTTTVRSLLQAKTACKVDMEKLNYTIITSQCKGPHYPPKICCNALKQLACPISKEINDEGSDCAQVMFSYINIHGKYPPGLFANQCKEESEGLNCENVVYPPSPSTSFSSPKLSHHASHPIILLFSVAAFLGGFLFHWF, translated from the exons ATGGCTTCATCAAATGCCTTATTCTCTTACAttctctgcttcttcattctcaTTGTCACATTGGCATCTACTTCTTCCGCTTCCAATTCTG GGGTATCAACTACAACTGTCCGTTCCCTCCTTCAGGCCAAGACAG CTTGCAAAGTTGACATGGAGAAGCTGAACTACACAATAATCACAAGCCAGTGCAAGGGGCCACATTATCCACCAAAGATTTGTTGCAATGCTCTAAAGCAATTGGCATGCCCAATCTCAAAGGAGATCAATGATGAGGGAAGTGATTGTGCTCAAGTCATGTTTAGCTACATTAACATTCATGGAAAATACCCTCCTGGCCTCTTTGCTAATCAATgcaaagaagaatctgaaggtcTTAACTGTGAAAATGTAGTATATCCTCCTTCTCCTTCTACATCTTTTAGCTCTCCCAAACTTTCTCATCATGCTTCTCACCCTATCATCTTGCTCTTCTCTGTTGCTGCTTTCTTAGGAGGCTTCTTGTTCCATTGGTTCTAA
- the LOC112772095 gene encoding uncharacterized protein, which produces MKLLMPLSSSSSSLVTTPTTTRAFLCKCPLSKPKFQSWNRTHANGASTRQLQFSHMGEAVKEEEEERAAISLEEWRAWGTTSPVPSMVSQIVNDLKLLEKHVDARMSFGGNGGKLQGDFRVQEDKKHRATYQALGDSEKKLQFYSARQIACRVLGSRGYLCQKCWLPVEEDCMCSRINSCSLWPGIKFWLYMHPKDFLRQNNTGKLLWQVFGVDAANLCLFGIPEHEEIMWNAFKLAGKSKVWCLYPNKSSVLKSVQDAFGEELVTNYEVTAAKDSKIDTTLHFILIDGTWSNSAAMFRRLQDQAKSVWGDEDLACISLNPGASAMHKLRPQPSWDRTCTAAAAVGLLLELQLLPQFSSIGLDTQAEAVEHALTELLEALTTRRVRMGRSITRKVRQTNIR; this is translated from the exons ATGAAGTTGCTGATGCCATTATCATCGTCTTCATCATCATTGGTTACTACTCCTACTACTACTAGGGCCTTTCTATGCAAATGTCCTCTTTCGAAGCCGAAGTTTCAATCTTGGAACCGAACCCACGCTAACGGAGCATCAACACGCCAGCTACAGTTCTCTCACATGGGGGAAgctgttaaagaagaagaagaagaacgtgctgCTATCTCCTTGGAGGAGTGGCGGGCCTGGGGCACAACCTCCCCCGTTCCATCCATGGTTTCTCAAATTGTTAATGATTTGAAGCTTTTGGAGAAACACGTCGATGCTCgcatgagctttggtggcaatggTGGAAAGTTgcag GGGGATTTTAGGGTACAAGAAGATAAGAAACATCGAGCGACCTATCAGGCATTAGGTGATTCTGAAAAGAAGCTCCAGTTTTATTCAGCCAGACAAATAGCCTGTCGTGTGCTTGGAAGCAGGGGTTACCTCTGTCAGAAG TGCTGGCTTCCTGTGGAAGAGGATTgtatgtgttcaagaatcaattcctGCTCCCTCTGGCCCGGAATAAAATTTTGGTTGTATATGCATCCCAAG GATTTCTTACGACAGAACAACACTGGTAAGCTGTTGTGGCAAgtgtttggtgttgacgctgcaAACTTGTGCCTTTTTGGCATTCCTGAACATGAAGAAATCATGTGGAATGCATTTAAACTGGCAG GAAAAAGTAAGGTATGGTGCCTTTATCCCAACAAGAGCTCAGTTTTAAAATCAGTTCAAGATGCATTTGGTGAGGAGCTGGTCACAAACTATGAAGTCACAGCAGCAAAG GATTCAAAAATAGACACAACACTGCATTTTATTTTGATTGATGGGACATGGAGCAATTCTGCAGCTATGTTTAGGCGTCTTCAG GATCAAGCAAAATCAGTTTGGGGAGATGAGGACCTTGCTTGTATATCCTTAAATCCTGGTGCATCTGCCATGCATAAACTTAG GCCCCAACCATCTTGGGATCGGACTTGTACGGCTGCAGCAGCTGTTGGCCTGCTCTTAGAGCTCCAACTTCTTCCCCAGTTTAGCTCCATTGGGTTGGATACACAGGCAGAAGCAGTGGAACATGCTTTAACCGAACTGTTAGAAGCCCTCACAACTCGACGTGTTCGCATGGGGAGGTCCATAACGCGGAAAGTGAGGCAAACCAACATCCGTTAG